A window of the Tessaracoccus sp. MC1865 genome harbors these coding sequences:
- a CDS encoding DUF2469 domain-containing protein, producing the protein MSAEDLEQYESKLELDLYREYKDVVSIFTYAVETERRFYLCNAVDLKVRTEGGDVYYEVSMGDAWVWDMYRPARFVKSAKVLTFRDVSIEEIAHSDLQVPDNED; encoded by the coding sequence ATGAGTGCCGAGGATCTTGAACAGTACGAGAGCAAGCTCGAGCTTGACCTGTACCGCGAGTACAAGGACGTCGTGTCCATCTTCACCTACGCGGTGGAGACGGAGCGGCGGTTCTATCTGTGCAACGCGGTGGATCTCAAGGTGCGCACCGAAGGCGGTGACGTCTACTACGAGGTCTCCATGGGCGATGCGTGGGTGTGGGACATGTACCGCCCGGCCCGCTTCGTGAAGTCGGCGAAGGTGCTGACGTTCCGTGACGTGTCGATCGAGGAGATCGCGCACTCGGATCTCCAGGTGCCCGACAACGAGGACTGA